From Streptomyces sp. TLI_053, a single genomic window includes:
- a CDS encoding ParA family protein has product MQDSETIDQIDDTPIARAAQAAVQAIGRAGEGLPRPATTRVMVVANQKGGVGKTTTTVNLAASLAMHGLRVLVVDLDPQGNASTALGIDHHAEVPSIYDVLVEGKPLADVVQPVVEVEGLFCVPATIDLAGAEIELVSLVARESRLQRAIAAYEQPLDYILIDCPPSLGLLTVNALVAGQEVLIPIQCEYYALEGLGQLLRNVELVRAHLNPALHVSTILLTMYDARTRLAAQVAEEVRTHFPQEVLHTAIPRSVRISEAPSYGQTVLTYDPGSTGALSYLEAARELALRAVPAAGGGSLVGQQRDGSGQQGAPVAQHGTTEGNR; this is encoded by the coding sequence ATGCAGGACTCGGAGACCATCGACCAGATCGATGACACGCCCATCGCGCGTGCCGCCCAGGCTGCGGTCCAGGCCATCGGCCGAGCGGGCGAAGGACTGCCCCGGCCGGCCACCACCCGGGTGATGGTGGTGGCCAACCAGAAGGGCGGGGTGGGCAAGACCACCACCACCGTCAACCTCGCCGCCTCGCTGGCCATGCACGGGCTGCGGGTGCTGGTGGTCGACCTCGACCCGCAGGGCAACGCCTCGACCGCGCTCGGCATCGACCACCACGCCGAGGTTCCCTCGATCTACGACGTACTGGTGGAGGGCAAGCCGCTGGCCGATGTGGTCCAGCCGGTGGTCGAGGTCGAGGGGCTGTTCTGCGTCCCCGCCACCATCGACCTGGCCGGTGCGGAGATCGAGCTGGTCTCGCTGGTGGCCCGGGAGAGCCGGCTGCAGCGCGCCATCGCCGCGTACGAGCAGCCGCTGGACTACATCCTGATCGACTGCCCGCCCTCGCTCGGCCTGCTGACGGTCAACGCCCTGGTCGCCGGCCAGGAGGTGCTGATCCCGATCCAGTGCGAGTACTACGCGCTGGAGGGCCTCGGCCAGCTGCTGCGCAACGTCGAGCTGGTCCGGGCGCACCTCAACCCGGCGCTGCACGTCTCCACCATCCTGCTCACCATGTACGACGCCCGGACCAGGCTGGCCGCCCAGGTGGCGGAGGAGGTCCGGACGCACTTCCCGCAGGAGGTCCTGCACACCGCGATCCCGCGCTCGGTCCGGATCTCGGAGGCGCCCAGCTACGGTCAGACGGTGCTCACCTACGACCCCGGCTCCACCGGTGCGCTCTCCTACCTGGAGGCGGCCCGGGAGCTGGCGCTGCGGGCGGTGCCCGCCGCGGGCGGCGGCTCGTTGGTGGGGCAGCAGCGGGACGGTTCGGGGCAGCAGGGCGCCCCGGTGGCACAGCACGGTACGACGGAGGGCAATCGGTGA
- the rpmH gene encoding 50S ribosomal protein L34: protein MSKRTFQPNNRRRAKTHGFRLRMRTRAGRAILAARRGKGRTSLSA from the coding sequence GTGAGCAAGCGCACCTTCCAGCCGAACAACCGTCGTCGCGCGAAGACCCACGGCTTCCGGCTGCGTATGCGTACCCGCGCCGGCCGCGCCATCCTGGCTGCCCGCCGTGGCAAGGGCCGCACCAGCCTGTCCGCCTGA
- the trxA gene encoding thioredoxin — translation MAGATTTVTDATFDADVLKSDKPVLVDFWAEWCGPCRQVAPVLEEIAAEHGDKLTIAKLDVDANQQTAATYNVISIPTLILYKNGEPVKQITGARPKAALLRELDGLI, via the coding sequence GTGGCCGGCGCCACCACCACCGTGACCGACGCGACGTTCGATGCGGACGTCCTCAAGAGCGACAAGCCCGTTCTCGTCGACTTCTGGGCCGAATGGTGCGGCCCGTGCCGTCAGGTCGCCCCGGTCCTGGAGGAGATCGCGGCCGAGCACGGCGACAAGCTCACCATCGCCAAGCTCGACGTCGACGCGAACCAGCAGACCGCCGCGACGTACAACGTGATTTCCATCCCGACCCTGATCCTCTACAAGAACGGCGAGCCGGTGAAGCAGATCACCGGGGCCCGTCCGAAGGCCGCGCTGCTGCGCGAGCTGGACGGCCTGATCTAG
- the trxB gene encoding thioredoxin-disulfide reductase, producing MSDVRNVIIIGSGPAGYTAALYTARASLKPLVFEGAVTAGGALMNTTEVENFPGFRDGIMGPELMDNMRAQAERFGAELIPDDIVSVDLTGDIKTVTDSEGNVHKARAVIVTTGSQHRKLELPNEDKLSGRGVSWCATCDGFFFRDQDIAVVGGGDTALEEATFLSRFARSVKVVHRRDTLRASKAMQERAFADEKISFEWDSAVEAIHGDPKLTGVTLRDTTTGELRELPVTGLFIAIGHDPRTELFKGQLELDAEGYLKVEAPSTRTNIPGVFAAGDVVDHTYRQAITASGTGCSAALDAERYLASLADLEAQAATVAV from the coding sequence GTGAGCGACGTCCGTAACGTGATCATCATCGGTTCCGGCCCCGCCGGCTACACCGCCGCCCTCTACACGGCCCGCGCCTCCCTCAAGCCCCTGGTCTTCGAGGGTGCCGTCACCGCCGGTGGCGCGCTGATGAACACCACCGAGGTCGAGAACTTCCCCGGCTTCCGGGACGGCATCATGGGTCCCGAGCTGATGGACAACATGCGGGCCCAGGCCGAGCGCTTCGGCGCCGAGCTGATCCCCGACGACATCGTCTCGGTCGACCTCACCGGTGACATCAAGACCGTCACCGACTCCGAGGGCAATGTGCACAAGGCCCGCGCGGTGATCGTCACCACCGGCTCCCAGCACCGCAAGCTGGAGCTGCCCAACGAGGACAAGCTGTCCGGCCGGGGCGTCTCCTGGTGCGCGACCTGCGACGGCTTCTTCTTCCGCGACCAGGACATCGCGGTGGTCGGCGGCGGCGACACCGCCCTGGAGGAGGCGACCTTCCTCTCCCGCTTCGCCCGCAGCGTCAAGGTCGTCCACCGCCGGGACACCCTGCGCGCCTCCAAGGCGATGCAGGAGCGCGCGTTCGCGGACGAGAAGATCAGCTTCGAGTGGGACAGCGCGGTCGAGGCCATCCACGGCGACCCGAAGCTGACCGGTGTCACCCTGCGCGACACCACCACCGGCGAGCTGCGCGAGCTCCCGGTCACCGGCCTCTTCATCGCGATCGGCCACGACCCGCGCACCGAGCTCTTCAAGGGCCAGCTGGAGCTCGACGCCGAGGGCTACCTCAAGGTCGAGGCCCCCTCCACCCGTACCAACATCCCGGGTGTCTTCGCCGCCGGCGACGTGGTCGACCACACCTACCGCCAGGCCATCACCGCCTCCGGCACCGGCTGCTCGGCCGCCCTGGACGCCGAGCGCTACCTCGCCTCGCTGGCCGACCTGGAGGCCCAGGCCGCCACCGTCGCGGTCTGA
- the yidD gene encoding membrane protein insertion efficiency factor YidD: MKYLLMGLIRVYQWTISPLLGPVCRYYPSCSHYGFEAVRTHGAVKGGALTVWRILRCNPWTPGGVDHVPPRKHPVWHRRLRDRLKGRSAADQPVIMPPAGPDPEGPATIGPVGPIPMSKEPDR, translated from the coding sequence ATGAAGTACCTGCTGATGGGTCTGATCAGGGTCTACCAGTGGACCATCAGCCCACTGCTCGGTCCGGTGTGCCGCTACTACCCCTCCTGCTCGCACTACGGCTTCGAGGCCGTGCGGACGCACGGAGCGGTGAAGGGCGGCGCACTGACCGTGTGGCGCATTCTGCGCTGCAATCCATGGACGCCCGGTGGGGTCGACCATGTCCCGCCGCGCAAGCATCCGGTGTGGCACCGCCGGCTGCGGGACCGGCTGAAGGGCCGGTCCGCCGCCGACCAGCCGGTGATCATGCCCCCCGCCGGTCCGGACCCAGAGGGCCCGGCGACCATTGGCCCCGTGGGGCCGATCCCAATGTCCAAGGAGCCTGACCGGTGA
- the dnaA gene encoding chromosomal replication initiator protein DnaA: protein MADVNSDLVPVWARVVERLVGDPDIGEMDKQWVQRTQPMWMMHDTALLAAPNERAKQVLEGRLLPQLTEALSRELGRPVRIAVMVDANAMPTMPVAGQAPAEPYPNPSGHDEHEEPDDRHGHDERQRYADDRHPQDERRRQDDRHPQDDRHPQDERRRQDDRHPQDEGHYGGPGYPRPYEPDYDRPRYDTGGYEQRPAPYGGPAAGPVWPGYQEQQPGYREADEPADRPAPRALPPSSTTQGDLFGGAYGPGPGEHPRTASGRRGPGGRPAQRHDKAPAERATDRPAVPGVPPPPGAPPAGGSRKDEPAARLNPKYLFDTFVIGASNRFAHAAAVAVAEAPAKAYNPLFIYGESGLGKTHLLHAIGHYSRSLFPGTRVRYVSSEEFTNEFINSIRDGKADTFRKRYRDMDILLVDDVQFLASKESTQEEFFHTFNTLHNANKQIVLSSDRPPKLLTTLEDRLRNRFEWGLITDVTPPELETRIAILRKKAIQEQLNAPADVLEFIASRITRNIRELEGALIRVTAFANLNRAPVDLELAGIVLKDLIPGGDEDAGPEITAQVIMQQTAAYFGLGVDDLCGSSRSRVLVTARQIAMYLCRELTDLSLPKIGAQFGGRDHTTVMHADRKIRSLMAERRSIYNQVTELTNRIKS from the coding sequence GTGGCTGATGTCAACAGCGACCTCGTCCCGGTCTGGGCGAGAGTCGTAGAGCGGCTGGTCGGCGACCCGGACATCGGGGAGATGGACAAGCAGTGGGTGCAGCGCACCCAGCCGATGTGGATGATGCACGACACCGCCCTGCTGGCGGCCCCCAACGAGCGGGCCAAGCAGGTGCTGGAGGGGCGGCTGCTGCCGCAGCTGACCGAGGCGCTCTCCCGCGAGCTGGGCCGCCCGGTGCGGATCGCCGTGATGGTCGACGCCAACGCGATGCCCACCATGCCGGTGGCCGGCCAGGCACCCGCGGAGCCGTACCCGAACCCGTCCGGCCACGACGAGCACGAGGAACCCGACGACCGGCACGGCCACGACGAGCGCCAGCGGTACGCCGACGATCGCCACCCGCAGGACGAGCGCCGGCGCCAGGACGACCGCCACCCGCAGGACGACCGGCACCCGCAGGACGAGCGCCGGCGCCAGGACGACCGGCACCCGCAGGACGAGGGCCACTACGGCGGCCCGGGCTACCCGCGCCCCTACGAGCCGGACTACGACCGGCCCCGCTACGACACCGGCGGCTACGAGCAGCGCCCCGCGCCCTACGGCGGTCCGGCGGCCGGCCCGGTCTGGCCCGGTTACCAGGAGCAGCAGCCCGGCTACCGCGAGGCCGACGAGCCGGCGGACCGGCCCGCGCCGAGGGCCCTGCCCCCGTCCTCGACCACCCAGGGCGACCTCTTCGGCGGCGCCTACGGCCCCGGCCCCGGCGAGCACCCGCGCACCGCCTCCGGTCGCCGCGGTCCGGGCGGCCGCCCCGCCCAGCGCCACGACAAGGCCCCGGCCGAGCGCGCCACCGACCGGCCGGCGGTACCGGGGGTCCCCCCGCCGCCCGGCGCACCGCCCGCCGGCGGGTCCCGCAAGGACGAGCCGGCCGCCCGGCTCAACCCCAAGTACCTCTTCGACACCTTCGTCATCGGCGCCAGCAACCGCTTCGCGCACGCGGCGGCGGTGGCGGTCGCCGAGGCCCCGGCCAAGGCGTACAACCCGCTCTTCATCTACGGCGAGTCCGGGCTGGGCAAGACCCACCTGCTGCACGCCATCGGGCACTACTCGCGCAGCCTGTTCCCGGGCACCCGGGTGCGGTACGTGTCCTCGGAGGAGTTCACCAACGAGTTCATCAACTCGATCCGGGACGGCAAGGCGGACACCTTCCGCAAGCGCTACCGGGACATGGACATCCTGCTCGTGGACGACGTGCAGTTCCTGGCGAGCAAGGAGTCCACGCAGGAGGAGTTCTTCCACACCTTCAACACCCTGCACAACGCCAACAAGCAGATCGTGCTCTCCTCCGACCGGCCGCCGAAGCTGCTGACCACGCTGGAGGACCGGCTGCGCAACCGCTTCGAGTGGGGGCTGATCACCGACGTCACCCCGCCGGAGCTGGAGACCCGGATCGCGATCCTGCGCAAGAAGGCGATCCAGGAGCAACTCAACGCCCCGGCCGACGTGCTGGAGTTCATCGCGTCCCGGATCACCCGGAACATCCGCGAGCTGGAGGGGGCCCTGATCCGGGTCACCGCCTTCGCCAACCTCAACCGGGCGCCGGTCGACCTGGAGCTGGCCGGGATCGTCCTCAAGGACCTCATCCCCGGCGGCGACGAGGACGCCGGGCCGGAGATCACCGCCCAGGTGATCATGCAGCAGACGGCGGCCTACTTCGGCCTCGGTGTGGACGACCTCTGCGGATCCTCGCGCAGCCGGGTGCTGGTGACGGCCCGTCAGATCGCGATGTACCTCTGCCGCGAACTGACCGACCTCTCGCTGCCGAAGATCGGCGCGCAGTTCGGCGGCCGCGACCACACCACGGTGATGCACGCGGACCGCAAGATCCGCTCGCTGATGGCGGAGCGGCGCTCGATCTACAACCAGGTCACCGAGCTCACCAACCGCATCAAGAGCTGA
- the rnpA gene encoding ribonuclease P protein component, whose protein sequence is MLPSENRLRRRQDFATAVKRGRRAGKPLLVVHLAREDGSGEHTDRTSDIRPHVAEGTPSARAGFVVSKAVGPAVTRNLVKRRLRHLVRDRLSRLPAGSLIVVRALPPAASASYQELERDLDAALKRLLKAEHAVSAPTGAGR, encoded by the coding sequence GTGCTGCCCTCCGAGAATCGGCTGCGGCGGCGCCAGGACTTCGCGACCGCGGTCAAACGCGGTCGTCGGGCCGGTAAGCCCCTGTTGGTCGTCCATCTCGCCAGAGAGGACGGCTCGGGGGAGCACACCGACCGGACCAGCGACATCCGCCCGCACGTCGCCGAGGGGACTCCTTCGGCGCGTGCGGGTTTCGTCGTGAGCAAGGCCGTCGGCCCGGCGGTCACCCGCAACCTGGTCAAGCGCCGGTTGCGGCACCTTGTGCGTGATCGTCTGTCCCGGCTGCCCGCCGGTAGCCTGATAGTGGTGCGTGCGCTGCCTCCGGCCGCGTCCGCCTCGTACCAGGAACTCGAACGTGACCTGGACGCGGCGCTCAAACGGCTGCTCAAGGCCGAGCATGCTGTTTCGGCGCCGACGGGAGCAGGTCGATGA
- a CDS encoding GNAT family N-acetyltransferase → MGRRIVPLTLDNLADLPSTCRSCVFWELDPVSGRAAVESGEPELEKEGWISAVLLEWGSCGRVVYVDEQPAGFVLYAPPAYVPRSQSFPTSPVASDAVQLMVSRVLPGFQRQGIGRVLVQTVAKDLLGRGFRAIEAFGAVGRQPVSCVLPAEHLLAVGFKTVRPHHRYPRLRLEARNTLSWRGDVEGALERLLGGGRKEPALRPF, encoded by the coding sequence ATGGGACGCCGGATCGTTCCGTTGACGCTGGACAACCTCGCGGACCTGCCGTCGACCTGCCGCTCCTGTGTGTTCTGGGAGCTGGACCCGGTCAGCGGCCGGGCGGCGGTGGAGTCCGGCGAGCCGGAGCTGGAGAAGGAGGGGTGGATCTCCGCCGTGCTGCTGGAGTGGGGGTCCTGCGGCCGGGTCGTCTACGTGGACGAGCAGCCGGCCGGGTTCGTGCTCTACGCCCCGCCCGCGTACGTGCCGCGTTCGCAGTCCTTCCCGACCAGCCCGGTGGCCTCGGACGCCGTCCAGCTGATGGTCAGCCGGGTGCTGCCGGGCTTCCAGCGGCAGGGGATCGGCCGGGTGCTGGTGCAGACGGTGGCCAAGGACCTGCTGGGCCGGGGCTTCCGGGCGATCGAGGCGTTCGGGGCGGTGGGGCGGCAGCCGGTCAGCTGTGTGCTGCCGGCCGAGCACCTGCTGGCGGTGGGCTTCAAGACGGTCCGCCCGCACCACCGCTATCCGCGGCTGCGGCTGGAGGCGCGGAACACGCTCTCCTGGCGGGGGGACGTGGAGGGGGCGCTGGAGCGGCTGCTGGGCGGCGGCCGGAAGGAGCCGGCGCTCCGGCCGTTCTGA
- a CDS encoding ParB/RepB/Spo0J family partition protein, giving the protein MSGRRGLGRGLGALISPVAPAGGGAGGAAQPAVAPSGAASPTAVPTLPSGRGTLAAKAAAESLREQAAAEVELARVEGAYFAELPLDAITPNPRQPREVFDEDKLAQLVASIKEVGLLQPVVVRQSAPGRFELIMGERRWRASREAGLEQIPAIVRATEDDKLLLDALLENLHRAELNPLEEAAAYDQLLRDFSCTHDELADRIGRSRSHVSNTLRLLKLPPAVQRRVASGVLTAGHARALLGAPDPERQEELAKRIVAEGLSVRTTEEIVALMDREERPKRQAPKAGKILSPAFNDLASRLSDRFETRVKVEVSQRAGKLGKGKVVLEFGSVEDLNRILDSLAPGEDGLRLSQG; this is encoded by the coding sequence GTGAGTGGTCGCAGGGGTCTGGGACGAGGACTCGGGGCGCTGATCTCCCCGGTGGCCCCGGCGGGTGGAGGGGCCGGGGGCGCGGCGCAGCCCGCGGTGGCCCCGTCCGGAGCGGCGTCGCCGACGGCGGTGCCGACACTGCCCTCGGGCCGGGGCACGCTGGCGGCCAAGGCCGCCGCGGAGAGTCTGCGGGAGCAGGCCGCCGCCGAGGTGGAGCTCGCCCGGGTGGAGGGCGCCTACTTCGCCGAACTGCCGCTGGACGCGATCACCCCCAACCCGCGCCAGCCGCGCGAGGTGTTCGACGAGGACAAGCTGGCCCAGCTGGTCGCCTCGATCAAGGAGGTGGGACTGCTCCAGCCGGTGGTGGTGCGCCAGTCCGCGCCGGGGCGCTTCGAGCTCATCATGGGCGAGCGGCGCTGGCGGGCCTCCCGGGAGGCCGGGCTCGAGCAGATCCCGGCGATCGTCCGGGCCACCGAGGACGACAAGCTGCTGCTGGACGCCCTGCTGGAGAACCTGCACCGGGCGGAGCTCAACCCGCTGGAGGAGGCGGCCGCCTACGACCAGCTGCTGCGGGACTTCTCCTGCACCCACGACGAACTGGCGGACCGGATCGGGCGCTCGCGTTCGCACGTGTCCAACACCCTGCGGCTGCTGAAGCTGCCGCCGGCGGTCCAGCGGCGGGTGGCCTCGGGGGTGCTCACCGCGGGCCACGCCCGGGCGCTGCTCGGGGCGCCGGACCCGGAGCGGCAGGAGGAGCTTGCCAAGCGGATCGTCGCGGAGGGGCTCTCGGTGCGGACCACCGAGGAGATCGTCGCGCTGATGGACCGGGAGGAGCGGCCCAAGCGCCAGGCGCCCAAGGCTGGGAAGATCCTCTCGCCGGCCTTCAACGATCTGGCGAGCCGGCTCTCCGACCGCTTCGAGACCCGGGTGAAGGTCGAGGTCTCGCAGCGCGCCGGCAAGCTCGGCAAGGGCAAGGTGGTGCTGGAGTTCGGCTCCGTGGAGGACCTCAACCGGATCCTGGACAGCCTCGCGCCCGGTGAGGACGGACTGCGGCTGTCGCAGGGCTGA
- the rsmG gene encoding 16S rRNA (guanine(527)-N(7))-methyltransferase RsmG, which produces MDTESVPAGEPESGAGGPDAGSASASGRPAVEPPPAPPAVAREVFGERFDAAVRYTELLATEGVTRGLIGPREVPRLWDRHVLNCAVLAELLPAGTTLCDVGSGAGLPGIPVALARPDVSVTLLEPLLRRTTFLEEVVRELGLENVTVLRGRAEEMVGKVAVEVVTARAVAPLERLAGWGLPLLRPHGQMLALKGDSAEQELADSRAGLAKLGGVEWSVISVGDGTLETSTRVIQVKVGESPGGVRAATRRAKAAARAGRAAAGGATRGGDRARNPRRRPR; this is translated from the coding sequence ATGGACACGGAGAGCGTGCCTGCCGGAGAGCCGGAGTCGGGGGCCGGTGGTCCGGACGCCGGGAGCGCGTCCGCGAGTGGGCGGCCGGCGGTCGAGCCGCCGCCCGCCCCGCCGGCCGTCGCCCGGGAGGTCTTCGGCGAGCGGTTCGACGCCGCCGTCCGCTACACCGAGCTGCTGGCGACCGAAGGCGTGACCCGGGGGCTGATCGGCCCGCGCGAGGTGCCCCGGCTCTGGGACCGCCACGTGCTGAACTGCGCGGTGCTCGCGGAGCTGCTGCCGGCCGGAACCACGCTCTGCGACGTCGGCTCCGGCGCCGGGCTGCCCGGCATCCCGGTGGCGCTGGCCCGCCCGGACGTCTCGGTGACCCTGCTGGAGCCGCTGCTGCGCCGGACCACCTTCCTGGAGGAGGTGGTCCGCGAGCTCGGTCTGGAGAACGTCACCGTGCTCCGCGGCCGGGCCGAGGAGATGGTCGGCAAGGTCGCGGTGGAGGTGGTGACCGCCCGTGCGGTGGCGCCGCTGGAGCGGCTGGCCGGCTGGGGCCTCCCGCTGCTGCGGCCGCACGGCCAGATGCTGGCGCTCAAGGGCGACAGTGCGGAGCAGGAGCTCGCCGACTCGCGGGCCGGGCTGGCGAAGCTCGGCGGGGTGGAGTGGTCGGTGATCTCGGTCGGTGACGGCACCCTGGAGACCTCGACCCGGGTGATCCAGGTCAAGGTGGGCGAGAGCCCGGGCGGCGTGCGGGCGGCGACCCGCCGGGCCAAGGCCGCGGCCAGGGCCGGCCGGGCCGCCGCCGGCGGCGCGACCCGCGGCGGCGACCGCGCCCGCAACCCCCGGCGGCGTCCCCGCTGA
- a CDS encoding R3H domain-containing nucleic acid-binding protein translates to MTEGTTSAVEAEAAPGADENIVARLEQEGDIAADYLEGLLDIADLDGDIDMDVEGDRALVSIVSDGNDRALHRLVGQDGEVLEALQELTRLAVHRETGERSRLMLDIAGFRARKRTELATLGSEAAEQVKSSGEQVKLRPMTPFERKVVHDAVAAAGLRSESEGEEPQRCVVVLPA, encoded by the coding sequence GTGACGGAAGGCACCACCTCCGCCGTCGAGGCCGAGGCCGCCCCCGGCGCCGACGAGAACATCGTCGCCCGCCTGGAGCAGGAGGGCGACATCGCGGCGGACTACCTGGAGGGTCTGCTCGACATCGCGGACCTCGACGGTGACATCGACATGGACGTCGAGGGCGACCGTGCCCTGGTCTCCATCGTCAGCGACGGCAACGACCGGGCCCTGCATCGGCTGGTCGGCCAGGACGGCGAGGTGCTGGAGGCGCTGCAGGAGCTGACCCGGTTGGCCGTCCACCGGGAGACCGGCGAGCGCAGCCGCCTCATGCTGGACATCGCCGGGTTCCGGGCCCGCAAGCGCACGGAGCTGGCAACCCTCGGGTCCGAGGCCGCGGAGCAGGTGAAGAGCTCCGGGGAGCAGGTCAAGCTGCGTCCGATGACCCCGTTCGAGCGCAAGGTCGTCCACGACGCGGTGGCCGCGGCCGGTCTGCGCAGTGAGTCGGAGGGCGAGGAGCCCCAGCGTTGCGTGGTCGTGCTGCCGGCCTGA
- the yidC gene encoding membrane protein insertase YidC, with protein sequence MTFSFLNPLYTAVSWIIVQFHSLYSHVFDPNGGWAWGLAIASMVVVIRICLIPLFVKQIKATRAMQAIQPKMKAIQERYKNDRQRQSEEMMKLYKEAGTNPFSSCLPIIVQAPFFTALYGVLAKVADGKPIGVIDGTLLDSAQQAHIFGAPLSATFVGSSEVSVKIVVAVMIVLMSLSQFVTQRQLMTKNVDLTVKTPFMQQQKMLMYVFPIMFAVMGINFPVGVLVYWLTTNIWSMGQQLIVIRNNPTPGSKAWDERQERLKKQGRLNPDGSVVQGPLWGLLPAKKSAATAEAVVEESVQVRRQQPRKQTKSQRQHGAGQPASLTKDAPSGQSADAVPADSTSADPTDAASAGAAGAAGAAGSAGSAKQTAARPAGAKPAPTRQQGGRQQPKRGGQRPKKK encoded by the coding sequence GTGACCTTCTCCTTCCTCAACCCCTTGTACACAGCGGTGTCCTGGATCATCGTCCAGTTCCACTCGCTGTACAGCCACGTCTTCGATCCGAACGGCGGCTGGGCCTGGGGTCTGGCCATCGCCTCGATGGTGGTCGTCATCCGGATCTGCCTGATCCCGCTCTTCGTGAAGCAGATCAAGGCGACCCGGGCCATGCAGGCGATCCAGCCGAAGATGAAGGCCATCCAGGAGCGGTACAAGAACGACCGCCAGCGCCAGTCCGAAGAGATGATGAAGCTGTACAAGGAGGCGGGTACCAACCCGTTCTCCAGCTGCCTTCCCATCATCGTGCAGGCGCCGTTCTTCACCGCGCTCTACGGCGTGCTCGCCAAGGTCGCCGACGGCAAGCCGATCGGCGTGATCGACGGCACCCTGCTGGACAGCGCCCAGCAGGCCCACATCTTCGGTGCCCCGCTCTCGGCGACCTTCGTCGGCAGCAGCGAGGTCAGCGTCAAGATCGTCGTCGCCGTGATGATCGTCCTGATGTCGCTCTCGCAGTTCGTCACCCAGCGCCAGCTGATGACGAAGAACGTCGACCTCACCGTGAAGACGCCGTTCATGCAGCAGCAGAAGATGCTGATGTACGTCTTCCCGATCATGTTCGCCGTGATGGGCATCAACTTCCCCGTCGGTGTCCTGGTCTACTGGCTGACCACCAACATCTGGTCGATGGGCCAGCAGCTGATCGTCATCCGCAACAACCCGACGCCGGGCAGCAAGGCCTGGGACGAGCGTCAGGAGCGGCTGAAGAAGCAGGGCCGGCTGAACCCGGACGGCTCGGTCGTCCAGGGCCCGCTCTGGGGCCTGCTGCCGGCGAAGAAGTCGGCCGCCACCGCCGAGGCCGTGGTGGAGGAGTCGGTGCAGGTGCGCCGCCAGCAGCCGCGGAAGCAGACCAAGTCGCAGCGCCAGCACGGTGCCGGCCAGCCGGCGAGCTTGACCAAGGACGCCCCGTCCGGCCAGTCCGCCGACGCGGTGCCGGCCGACTCGACGTCCGCGGACCCGACCGACGCCGCGAGTGCCGGTGCGGCCGGTGCGGCCGGAGCGGCCGGTTCCGCCGGTTCCGCCAAGCAGACCGCGGCCCGTCCGGCGGGTGCCAAGCCGGCCCCGACCCGTCAGCAGGGCGGCCGTCAGCAGCCCAAGCGCGGCGGGCAGCGGCCGAAGAAGAAGTGA